GGGACCGACAGCTGCCTGGACGCCTACGACGCGCTGTTCCAGGAGGCCGGGGCCGTACGGGGAGCCCCCGCGTGAGAACGGCCGGCATCCTGACGGCGGCCGGGGCGGTCGCCGCCTGGCCGGGCGGTGGTTGGGCGCTGTGGGCGGCCGGGGTCTGGGCGGTGTTCCTGGCCGCGCACCTCGTCCTCAACGGCCGCTGGTGGTTCTGGCTGCTGCCCTCGCTGCTGCCGCCGCCGGTGTTCGCCGCCGTGCCCGCCCTGCTCCTGGTGGCAGCCGGGGCGACGGGGGACCTCACGGCCGCGGTCGTGGCGGGCGCGGCCCTCCTGCTCGGGGCCCGGCAGTCCGGCCTCGTGCCCGGCGCGCTCGTCCGGGGAGCGCGCCGCCCGCCGCCGGACGGGGCGGTGCGCGTCGTGTCCTGGAACACCCAGCACTGGTGCCAGTCCACCGATCCCGAGCCCTTCTACGCCTTCCTGCGCGGGCTCGACGCCGACGTCTACCTCCTCCAGGAATACCACCACGACGAGTTCGACGGCACCTACCGCCTGATCGACGACGAGCGGCGGCTGCGCGAGACCTTCCCCGGCCACCGGGCCGTCATCGCCCGCGGCCTGATCACCCTGTCCCGGCTGCCGGTCGCCGCGACCGTCGAGACGGCCGCCCGCCGGACCCTGCGGGTGGACCTGGAGATGCCGGGCGACGGTCGGATTCTCGCCACCTTCAACGTCCACATCCCGGTACAGCTGCGACTCATCAGCCCGTTGCGCGCAGACTTCTACCGCGCGGTCCGCACCCGGGCCGCCGACCGGGCACGGGAGTACCGGGGACTCCTCGGGGACGTCGCCGGCTGCCCCCATCCGGCCCTGATCGCCGGGGACTTCAACACCACCGCCGCGATCGGGGACGCCCGCCGCATCGCCCGCCTGGGCGCCGACGCGGTCGCCGTCGCCGGAAAGCTCTGCCCCACCACCTGGCAGGCCCGACCCGGCCTGCGCTGGTGGCGGCTGGACTGGGTGCTCACCACACCGGGCGCCCGGGTCCACCACTACCGCTTCCGCGATCCGCGCGGCCTGTCCGACCACAGCGTCCAGGAGGTGTCCGTGTCGCTCACCGAACCGGACCGCCCGGCCGACACCGACCCCCGTATCCGCCATCACGACGAAGGAACTCACCATGCGTTACCGCTACCTGGGAAAGACCGGCCTGCGGGTCAGTGAACTCTGCCTCGGCGCCATGACGTTCGGCCGCGAGGCCGACGAGAGCACCAGCCACGCCCTGCTGGACCGCTTCACCGAGGCGGGCGGCACCTTCGTGGACACCGCCGACATCTACTCCGCCGGGGCCTCCGAGGAGATCCTCGGCCGCTGGCTGAAGAGACAGCGCCGCGACGACGTGGTGATCGCCACCAAGGTGCGGTACGGCACGGGGGAGGGCCCCAACGACCGGGGCCTGGGCCGCAACCACCTGATCTCCGGGGTCGAGTCGAGCCTGCGCCGGCTGGGCACCGACCACATCGACCTCTACCAGGTGCACGCCTGGGACCCGGGCACCCCGCTGGAGGAGACGCTCGCCACCCTGGACGCTCTCGTCACCTCCGGGAAGGTCCGCTACATCGGGGCCAGCAACTTCTCCGGCTGGCAGCTCCAGAAGGCGATCGACCTGAGCCGGGGACACGGCTGGGAGCCTTTCACCGCCCTCCAGCCGCTCTACAACCTGCTGGACCGCTCCGCCGAGTGGGAGCTGATGGAGGTCAGCCGCAACGAGGGCCTGGGCGTCATCCCGTGGAGCCCGCTGCGCGGCGGCTGGCTGAGCGGCGCGATCCGGCGCGGCACGGAGAGGCCGCCCACGGGGACCCGGGTGGAGACCGCCGAGAAGCTCGGCTGGGGCGAGTCGTGGAGCGCGTACGAGGGCGACGAGCGCACCTGGCGGGTGCTGGACGCCCTGCACGAGGTCGCCGGACGCACGGGCCTCGCGGTGCCGGTGCTGGCCCTCGCCTGGCTGCTCGGCCGGCCCGGGGTCACCGCCCCCATCGTGGGCGCCCGCACCCTGGAGCAGCTGGAGACCAACCTGGGCGCGGCGGACCTGGACCTCGACCCGGCCGACGCCGCCCTGCTGACCGCGGCGAGCGACCAGACGCTCCCGTATCCGTACAGCGTCATCGAGACCGACCCCGAACTGCGCTGACGCGAACCGTGTGACCGAAAACGGGCGGTGGCCCGGGGATCTCGTCCCCGGGCCACCGCCCTGTGCTTACCGCGCCGGAACTCCCGGCGGTCAGTCCGTCGGGCGCTTGAGGCGGGCCACGAACTTGTACCGGTCGCCCCGGTACACCGAACGCACCCACTCCACCGGTTCGCCCTGGCCGTCCACCGAATGGCGGGACAGCATGAGCATCGGCAGCCCCACGTCCGTGCCCAGCAGCCCCGCCTCGCGCGGGGTGGCGAGCGAGGTCTCGATGGTCTCCTCCGCCTCGGCGAGGCGCACGTCGTACACCTCGGCGAGCGCGGTGTAGAGCGAGGTGTACTTCACCAGCGAACGACGCAGCGCCGGGAAGCGTTTGGCCGAAAGGTGCGTGGTCTCGATCGCCATCGGCTCCCCGCTGGCGAGCCGCAGGCGCTCGATGCGCAGCACCCGGCCGCCCGTCGAGATGTCCAGCAGACCGGCGAGCCTGTCGTCCGCCGTCACATAGCCGATGTCCAGCAGTTGGGACGTCGGCTCCAGTCCCTGGGCCCGCATGTCCTCGGTGTACGAGGTGAGCTGGAGCGCCTGGGAGACCTTCGGCTTGGCT
The nucleotide sequence above comes from Streptomyces sp. NBC_01116. Encoded proteins:
- a CDS encoding aldo/keto reductase, which translates into the protein MRYRYLGKTGLRVSELCLGAMTFGREADESTSHALLDRFTEAGGTFVDTADIYSAGASEEILGRWLKRQRRDDVVIATKVRYGTGEGPNDRGLGRNHLISGVESSLRRLGTDHIDLYQVHAWDPGTPLEETLATLDALVTSGKVRYIGASNFSGWQLQKAIDLSRGHGWEPFTALQPLYNLLDRSAEWELMEVSRNEGLGVIPWSPLRGGWLSGAIRRGTERPPTGTRVETAEKLGWGESWSAYEGDERTWRVLDALHEVAGRTGLAVPVLALAWLLGRPGVTAPIVGARTLEQLETNLGAADLDLDPADAALLTAASDQTLPYPYSVIETDPELR
- a CDS encoding GntR family transcriptional regulator, which translates into the protein MGADGGRTGSETGAGTRTARVPKYYRLKRHLLDMTDTLPPGTPVPPERTLAAEFDTSRTTVRQALQELVVEGRLERIQGKGTFVAKPKVSQALQLTSYTEDMRAQGLEPTSQLLDIGYVTADDRLAGLLDISTGGRVLRIERLRLASGEPMAIETTHLSAKRFPALRRSLVKYTSLYTALAEVYDVRLAEAEETIETSLATPREAGLLGTDVGLPMLMLSRHSVDGQGEPVEWVRSVYRGDRYKFVARLKRPTD
- a CDS encoding endonuclease/exonuclease/phosphatase family protein, translating into MRTAGILTAAGAVAAWPGGGWALWAAGVWAVFLAAHLVLNGRWWFWLLPSLLPPPVFAAVPALLLVAAGATGDLTAAVVAGAALLLGARQSGLVPGALVRGARRPPPDGAVRVVSWNTQHWCQSTDPEPFYAFLRGLDADVYLLQEYHHDEFDGTYRLIDDERRLRETFPGHRAVIARGLITLSRLPVAATVETAARRTLRVDLEMPGDGRILATFNVHIPVQLRLISPLRADFYRAVRTRAADRAREYRGLLGDVAGCPHPALIAGDFNTTAAIGDARRIARLGADAVAVAGKLCPTTWQARPGLRWWRLDWVLTTPGARVHHYRFRDPRGLSDHSVQEVSVSLTEPDRPADTDPRIRHHDEGTHHALPLPGKDRPAGQ